The DNA sequence GCGGGCCGCGCAGGCGGGTACGCTTCCCCTTCCCGCCCGCCCGGCGGGCGTGGAAGCCTTTCTCCCGATCTCCGGGCTGATGGGCGTGCTCGACTGGTTCTACCAGGGCAGCCTCAACGTCATTCATCCGGCCGCCACGGTGCTCGTGCTCGTGGCCATCGCCGTCGCGCTGCTCGTCCGGAAGGCGTTCTGTTCGTGGATCTGCCCGGTCGGATTTCTCTCGGAACTGCTCTCGCGCCTCGGCCGCAGCGCCTTTGGGCGCAACTTCCGCCCGTGGAAATGGCTGGACATTCCGCTGCGGAGCCTGAAGTACATCCTGATGGGCTTCTTCGTGCTCTCGGTGATCACGATGGGGCGGGCCTCGCTCACTGAATTCCTGACGTCGCCGTACAACAAGGTGGCCGACGTCAAGATGGGACTGTTCTTCACGCAGATGAGCACGACGGGGCTGGTCATCATGGCGATGCTCGTCATCGGCTCGGTCTTCATTCAGGGACTGTGGTGCCGGTATCTCTGTCCCTACGGCGCGCTGCTCGGGCTCTTCTCGTGGGCCTCACCGACGCGCGTGCGCCGCAACGCCGACGCCTGCGTGTCGTGCGGCCTGTGCGACAAGGCGTGCATGGCGCGGCTCCCGGTCTCGTCGCGCCCCGCCATCCGCAGCGTCGATTGCACCGGATGCCTCGACTGCGTGGCCGTCTGCCCGGCGAAGGGCGCGCTGGTGGTGCAGATCGGCCGGCGCACCGTGAGCCCGATGGCTTACGCGGCCGCCGTCGTGGGGCTCTTTCTCGCGGGCTACGTGGGTGCGAGGGCCACCAGCACGTGGAACAACCAGATCGGCGACCGCGAGTACGTGGAACGCATCCAGAACATCCGGTCGAGCGACTACGGGCACCCGGGAATGGAGACTCCGTAGCGCCGCGCGCTGGCGCACCGGCGGCGCCGTGACGGATGAAGCGGGCGAGGCCCCGGCATTTCGCCGGGGCCTCGCGTCGGTACCGCAGCCGTCCGTCGGCGTCGCCCTTCGGTTCGCGATCTCCCGTCTTCCGTCTCCCGTCTCCCGTCTGCCGTCTGCCGTTCAGTGCTGCCCGTGCGCCGGCAACGCCTCGCCCTTCGGGTGCTGGTACTTGAACAGGAACGGGAAGCTCACCGCGAGCACCAGCGCGTACGCGGCAAACGCAAACCAGATGCTGCGCCAATCCTTCACGCCGTCCGCCGTGAAGTAGTCCACGACCCAGCCGCTCACCGTGCCGCCGATGAACGCGCCGAGGCCATTGGTCATGATCATGAACAGCCCCTGTGCGCTCGCGCGGATGGTGCTGTCCGATTCGCGGTCAACATACAGCGAACCGGAGATGTTGAAGAAGTCGAAGGCCATGCCGTAGATGATCATGCTGAGCACCAGCATCCACAGGCCGGCGCCCGGATCGCCGATGGCGAACAATCCGAAGCGGAAGACCCACGCCACCATGCTGATGAGCATCACGGTCTTGATGCCGAAGCGGCGCAGGAAGAACGGAATGGTCAGGATGAACAGTGTCTCGGAGATCTGCGAGATCGACAGGAGCAGGTTGGGATGCAGGACGCCGAACGTGCCGGGGAAGTTCGTCTTGAAGTCGTCGAGGAAGGCCCCGCCGAACGCGTTGGTGATCTGCAGCGCCGCGCCGAGCAGCATCGCAAAGATGAAGAAGACGGCGGTCTGGCCCCGCTTGAGCAGCACGAAGGCGTCGAGTCCCAGCGCCGAGACCATGCTGCGCTTCTCATTGGTCGCCGGCGTCGGCGGGCAGGCCGGCAGCGTGAACGCGTACAGGCCGAGGAAGGCCGCGGACGCCGCGCTGATGTACAGCTGCATCGAACTCTTGGTCCAGCCCGCGATGTCCACCATCCACATGGCGGCGATGAAGCCGATGGTGCCCCAGACGCGAATCGGCGGGAAGTTCGTGATGACGTCCAGCCCCTTCTGCTCGAGCACCTTGTACGACACCGTGTTGCCCAGCGCGATCGTTGGCATGTACACCATCGCGTTGAACAGCATGATCACGTATAGAATGCGATAATCCTTCACGGTCGAGGCCCAAAGCAGCAATCCGGCGCCAATCAGGTGGCAGAGGCCGTACACCTTCTCGGCGTTCAGCCAGCGGTCGGCGACGATGCCAAGCAATCCCGGCATGAAGAGCGAGGCGATGCCCATGGTGGCGTAGACGCTGCCGACCTCGCCGCCCGTGAAGCCGAGCGTGACGATCATGTAGCCGCCCAGCGAGATGAGCCAGGCTCCCCACACGAAGAACTGCAGGAAGTTCAGGACGGTGAGGCGCAGCTTGATGCTCATGCGATGATCCTCCGGGATCGTCTGCCGACACAGGAACCGCGAGAATATAGCGCGCGACGGCGCGATCGGGCGGACGTGGCGGCGAGTGCACGGCACGCGCGCCATCCAACATTCCGCCGGCGCCGGTCGTAGCCCATCGTTCAGTGTTCCGTTCTCACCGCCCTCCGGCGCCCCTCCCTTTCACGAGGCTCGTTGCCATGCGCTATCTCCCTCTGCTCCTGCTGGTCGCGACTCCTGTCCTCTCGCAGGGTGGCGCACGCACGGGAGGGCGCGGCGGCGCGCCGGGGACCGCCGCCGGTGCACCCACCGCGCCCGGAGCGCCCGCCAGCGACGCGGCCGCGGCGCGCCCTGACTCGGCGGCGGCCCGTGCCGCGGCGCCGGCACCGCGCCGTGCCGAAGAGGAGATCTCCGCCGTCACGCGCCACACGCTGCGCGGCGCGGGAGACTTCCGGTATACGGCCACGGCGGCGATGATGCCCATCCGCAACCCGCAGGGCGGCGAGACCGAGGGCAACATCTTCTTCGTGGCATACACGAAGGACGGCGCCG is a window from the Gemmatimonadaceae bacterium genome containing:
- a CDS encoding 4Fe-4S binding protein encodes the protein MTDATPALAVHAWLAGRFGKKAERKYRVRLAVQGVFALTCIVLGVQFARFVRAAQAGTLPLPARPAGVEAFLPISGLMGVLDWFYQGSLNVIHPAATVLVLVAIAVALLVRKAFCSWICPVGFLSELLSRLGRSAFGRNFRPWKWLDIPLRSLKYILMGFFVLSVITMGRASLTEFLTSPYNKVADVKMGLFFTQMSTTGLVIMAMLVIGSVFIQGLWCRYLCPYGALLGLFSWASPTRVRRNADACVSCGLCDKACMARLPVSSRPAIRSVDCTGCLDCVAVCPAKGALVVQIGRRTVSPMAYAAAVVGLFLAGYVGARATSTWNNQIGDREYVERIQNIRSSDYGHPGMETP
- a CDS encoding nucleoside permease, producing the protein MSIKLRLTVLNFLQFFVWGAWLISLGGYMIVTLGFTGGEVGSVYATMGIASLFMPGLLGIVADRWLNAEKVYGLCHLIGAGLLLWASTVKDYRILYVIMLFNAMVYMPTIALGNTVSYKVLEQKGLDVITNFPPIRVWGTIGFIAAMWMVDIAGWTKSSMQLYISAASAAFLGLYAFTLPACPPTPATNEKRSMVSALGLDAFVLLKRGQTAVFFIFAMLLGAALQITNAFGGAFLDDFKTNFPGTFGVLHPNLLLSISQISETLFILTIPFFLRRFGIKTVMLISMVAWVFRFGLFAIGDPGAGLWMLVLSMIIYGMAFDFFNISGSLYVDRESDSTIRASAQGLFMIMTNGLGAFIGGTVSGWVVDYFTADGVKDWRSIWFAFAAYALVLAVSFPFLFKYQHPKGEALPAHGQH